From the genome of Haloterrigena sp. KLK7, one region includes:
- a CDS encoding aconitate hydratase has product MGQTLTEKILDDHLVEGELETGEEIGIEIDQVLTQDTTGTMVWLQFEAMGLDEVQTEIAAQYCDHQTYQFDFKNTDDHRFLRSAAGTYGAYFSRPGNGICHNVHRENFAAPGKTLLGSDSHTPTPGGLGELAIGAGGIDVTVAMGGAPYYIEMPEIVNVRLEGELPEWATAKDVILEMLRRLSVKGGVGKILEYTGPGVETLTAPERMTITNMGTELGATSSIFPTDEQTKDYLERVNRGDEYEELQPDDDAEYDDEIVVDLSDLEPLIAQPSMPDKVVPVREVEGQSVDQVIVGSCTNGGYEDILPAAKMLEGREVNKKTEMIVAPGSKQASEMLAREGWVAEMMAAGVNFSEATCGACIGIGHVPASDSVSLRTFNRNFEGRSGIEDDNVFLCSPEVAAAAAIKGEIIDPRDLAEEEGDLEAPGIELPDEYDGSKTDLITPDEAVDDELVKGPNIGDVPLKDQLDADISGEALLKMEDNITTDHIIPATQDILMYRSNIDKLSEFTLSRVDDTFAERAREADGGVLVAGENYGQGSSREHAAMCPMYLGIEAVLAQSFARIHRANLFNFGIVPLTIDEDTYEDIDQGDEIEIVDDVYDAVTSGQEEFTVRVNGDEEYTATLDASERERDILAAGGKLAWTKEQAQGGSGAAPADD; this is encoded by the coding sequence ATGGGACAGACTCTCACCGAGAAGATTCTCGACGACCACCTCGTCGAGGGCGAACTCGAGACCGGCGAGGAGATCGGGATCGAGATCGACCAGGTGCTCACTCAGGACACGACCGGCACGATGGTCTGGCTCCAGTTCGAAGCGATGGGACTGGACGAGGTCCAGACCGAGATCGCCGCTCAGTACTGTGACCACCAGACGTACCAGTTCGACTTTAAGAATACCGACGACCACCGTTTCCTCCGCTCTGCGGCCGGTACCTACGGCGCATATTTCTCTCGCCCCGGTAACGGCATCTGTCACAACGTCCACCGCGAGAACTTCGCGGCGCCCGGCAAGACGCTGCTGGGTTCGGACAGCCACACCCCGACGCCCGGCGGGCTCGGCGAACTCGCCATCGGCGCCGGCGGGATCGACGTCACCGTCGCCATGGGCGGCGCACCGTACTACATCGAGATGCCCGAGATCGTCAACGTCCGCCTCGAGGGAGAGCTTCCCGAGTGGGCGACGGCGAAGGACGTCATCCTCGAGATGCTCCGTCGCCTCTCCGTCAAGGGCGGCGTCGGCAAGATCCTCGAGTACACCGGTCCGGGCGTCGAGACCCTGACCGCGCCCGAGCGGATGACCATCACCAACATGGGCACCGAGCTCGGCGCGACCTCGTCGATCTTCCCGACCGACGAGCAGACCAAAGACTACCTCGAGCGCGTCAACCGCGGCGACGAGTACGAGGAGCTCCAGCCCGACGACGACGCCGAGTACGACGACGAGATCGTCGTCGACCTCTCCGACCTCGAGCCGCTGATCGCTCAGCCCTCGATGCCGGACAAGGTCGTTCCCGTCCGCGAGGTCGAAGGCCAGTCCGTCGACCAGGTCATCGTCGGTTCCTGTACGAACGGCGGCTACGAGGACATCCTCCCGGCCGCGAAGATGCTCGAGGGCCGCGAGGTCAACAAGAAGACCGAGATGATCGTCGCGCCCGGTTCGAAGCAGGCCTCCGAGATGCTCGCCCGCGAGGGCTGGGTCGCGGAGATGATGGCCGCCGGCGTCAACTTCTCCGAGGCCACCTGCGGTGCCTGTATCGGTATCGGTCACGTCCCCGCCAGCGACTCCGTCTCGCTGCGGACGTTCAACCGCAACTTCGAGGGCCGCTCGGGTATCGAGGACGACAACGTCTTCCTCTGTTCGCCGGAGGTCGCCGCCGCCGCGGCGATCAAGGGCGAGATCATCGATCCGCGCGACCTCGCCGAGGAAGAGGGCGACCTCGAGGCGCCCGGCATCGAGCTCCCCGACGAGTACGACGGCTCGAAGACGGACCTCATCACGCCCGACGAGGCCGTCGACGACGAGCTCGTCAAGGGCCCGAACATCGGCGACGTCCCGCTGAAGGACCAGCTCGACGCCGACATCTCGGGTGAGGCCCTCCTGAAGATGGAGGACAACATCACGACCGACCACATCATCCCGGCGACCCAGGACATCCTGATGTACCGGTCGAACATCGACAAGCTCTCCGAGTTCACCCTCTCCCGGGTCGACGACACGTTCGCCGAGCGCGCCCGAGAGGCCGACGGCGGCGTCCTCGTCGCCGGCGAGAACTACGGCCAGGGCTCCTCGCGAGAGCACGCCGCGATGTGTCCGATGTACCTCGGTATCGAGGCCGTCCTCGCACAGAGCTTCGCGCGCATCCACCGCGCGAACCTCTTCAACTTCGGCATCGTCCCGCTGACGATCGACGAGGACACCTACGAGGACATCGACCAGGGCGACGAGATCGAGATCGTCGACGACGTCTACGACGCCGTCACCTCCGGTCAGGAGGAGTTCACGGTCCGCGTCAACGGCGACGAGGAGTACACCGCTACCCTCGACGCCTCCGAGCGCGAACGCGACATCCTCGCGGCCGGCGGCAAGCTCGCCTGGACGAAAGAACAGGCCCAGGGCGGCAGCGGCGCCGCGCCCGCCGACGACTGA
- a CDS encoding TIGR03571 family LLM class oxidoreductase, which produces MPSGGHENAGYRRLFDGDGLSFGAGFPLTGANRSTPDIEAELRLAERAEAVGFDGLWARDVPTYWPKFGDAGQTFDTWPWLSHVAARTDDIALGTSSIVLTLRHPIHVAKSAATVDRLSDGRLVLGVASGDRDPEYPAFGVDREERGRAFRERFEAVRTIWREDFPELEGEWGTLEGDLEVVPDPTSETVSLLPTGNARQSREWIAEHGDGWLFYHLPERTLEDYLVDWREAAGEKPFAIAVRVEFADDPTADAEPLHLGFRAGVEWFRDYFRRLEEYGLDHAIVGLENDDREAALSTFADEIMGEL; this is translated from the coding sequence ATGCCATCCGGAGGACACGAAAACGCCGGCTATCGGCGCCTGTTCGACGGCGACGGGCTCTCGTTCGGCGCCGGCTTCCCGCTGACGGGAGCGAACCGCTCGACGCCCGATATCGAGGCCGAACTGCGACTCGCCGAACGCGCCGAGGCGGTCGGGTTCGACGGCCTCTGGGCGCGGGACGTTCCGACCTACTGGCCGAAGTTCGGCGATGCCGGCCAGACGTTCGATACGTGGCCGTGGCTCTCTCACGTCGCGGCCCGCACCGACGACATCGCGCTCGGGACCTCGAGCATCGTCCTCACGCTCCGCCACCCGATCCACGTCGCGAAGTCGGCCGCGACCGTCGACCGACTCTCTGACGGGCGACTCGTCCTCGGCGTCGCTTCCGGCGACCGCGACCCCGAGTACCCCGCCTTCGGCGTCGACCGCGAGGAACGCGGCCGCGCGTTCCGCGAACGGTTCGAGGCCGTCCGGACGATCTGGCGCGAGGACTTTCCCGAACTCGAGGGCGAGTGGGGTACCCTGGAGGGCGACCTCGAGGTCGTCCCCGACCCGACGAGCGAGACGGTCTCCCTGTTGCCGACCGGGAACGCCCGCCAGTCCCGCGAGTGGATCGCCGAGCACGGCGACGGCTGGTTGTTCTATCACCTCCCGGAACGCACGCTGGAGGACTACCTCGTCGACTGGCGCGAGGCGGCCGGCGAGAAGCCGTTCGCCATCGCGGTCCGCGTCGAGTTCGCCGACGACCCGACGGCCGACGCCGAACCGCTCCATCTCGGCTTTCGGGCCGGTGTCGAGTGGTTTCGGGACTACTTCCGGCGACTCGAGGAGTACGGCCTCGATCACGCCATCGTCGGGCTCGAGAACGACGACCGCGAGGCCGCGCTGTCGACGTTCGCCGACGAGATCATGGGTGAACTGTAA
- a CDS encoding restriction endonuclease, translated as MAILDDLSGYEFEDLMEDVFRHCGYENVRQSRRTADEGRDVLMEEVVDGRRRAVVVECKHTATVSRPVIQKLHSAVATYDYDGPVRGMVVTTGRFTDPAREYAANLGSNREGGVELLDGQDLREIGEEIGLDLYNGRIEILCEEALRPTHPTAGRDAPVFEAVREIENLEAATIPTPETTVELEPMVTIRATTDATFETSVGVVHRIDEATDLAIRADRDEPRVATGDVRDLVANASASRIDLESAGLESTFDGVERRRFGQTETEYKEWAVDRLRQAQTTTVQYTGGNNVDYEKTCTPKRSDVSIREIDPVYVPHVRSRLSLGEYDYRYAYRAAGPSRATTRNDLQECVHCGTAGASETYTYCDNCGSVNCEEHVRTERLEGDPVCTGCAVTERFALKTKYFYDEANLEAFREEYAAMPVHEKATENAPLAVGSVLCALLAAFLVASSVGLV; from the coding sequence ATGGCGATACTCGACGACCTCTCGGGCTACGAGTTCGAGGACCTGATGGAGGACGTGTTTCGACACTGCGGCTACGAGAACGTCCGGCAGTCGCGGCGGACGGCCGACGAGGGACGGGACGTCCTGATGGAAGAGGTCGTCGACGGCCGCCGCCGGGCGGTCGTCGTCGAGTGCAAACACACGGCGACCGTCAGCCGGCCGGTCATCCAGAAGCTCCACTCGGCGGTCGCGACCTACGACTACGACGGCCCGGTCCGGGGGATGGTGGTGACGACCGGCCGGTTCACCGACCCCGCACGCGAGTACGCCGCGAATCTGGGATCGAACCGAGAGGGCGGCGTCGAACTCCTCGACGGCCAGGACCTCCGGGAGATCGGCGAGGAGATCGGGTTGGACCTCTACAACGGCCGGATCGAGATCCTCTGCGAGGAGGCGCTCCGGCCGACCCACCCCACCGCCGGTCGGGACGCGCCCGTCTTCGAGGCCGTCCGCGAGATCGAGAACCTCGAGGCCGCGACGATTCCGACGCCCGAGACGACGGTCGAACTCGAGCCGATGGTCACGATCCGCGCGACGACCGACGCGACGTTCGAGACGTCGGTCGGCGTCGTCCACCGGATCGACGAGGCGACCGACCTCGCGATCCGCGCCGACCGCGACGAACCGCGGGTCGCGACCGGCGACGTTCGCGATCTCGTCGCGAACGCCTCGGCGTCCCGAATCGACCTCGAGTCGGCCGGCCTCGAGTCGACGTTCGACGGGGTCGAGCGTCGTCGGTTCGGGCAGACCGAGACCGAGTACAAGGAGTGGGCCGTCGACCGCCTCCGGCAGGCACAGACGACGACGGTCCAGTACACGGGCGGCAACAACGTCGACTACGAGAAGACCTGCACCCCCAAGCGGTCGGACGTCTCGATTCGGGAAATCGATCCCGTCTACGTTCCGCACGTCCGCTCCCGACTCTCGCTCGGCGAGTACGACTACCGGTACGCCTACCGCGCCGCCGGCCCCTCGCGGGCGACCACGCGAAACGACCTCCAGGAGTGCGTCCACTGCGGGACGGCGGGTGCGAGCGAGACCTACACCTACTGCGACAACTGCGGGAGCGTCAACTGCGAGGAGCACGTTCGGACGGAGCGACTCGAGGGCGACCCCGTCTGTACCGGCTGTGCCGTCACCGAGCGCTTCGCGCTCAAGACGAAGTACTTCTACGACGAAGCCAACCTCGAGGCCTTCCGCGAGGAGTACGCGGCCATGCCGGTCCACGAGAAGGCCACGGAGAACGCCCCGCTGGCCGTCGGAAGCGTCCTCTGTGCGCTGCTCGCGGCCTTCCTCGTCGCGAGCTCGGTCGGCCTCGTGTGA
- a CDS encoding flavodoxin domain-containing protein encodes MARILVAYGTSEGQTAAIAERIGDALAAEGRDATLVHAKHPPAALEPGDYDGVIVGASIHMGAHQEYVGEFVRDHLEALHRRPSAFFSVSLTAAHADPDDREPAREMLEAFLEETGWEPDRTLSVAGALRYSEYGLLKRVVMRRIAGKAGSDTDTSRDYEYTDWEAVEEFALEFSSLVQ; translated from the coding sequence ATGGCCCGAATTCTCGTCGCGTACGGGACGAGCGAGGGGCAGACGGCGGCGATCGCCGAGCGGATCGGCGACGCGCTCGCCGCCGAGGGACGCGACGCGACGCTGGTCCACGCGAAGCATCCGCCGGCGGCCCTCGAGCCGGGCGACTACGACGGGGTGATCGTCGGGGCGTCGATCCATATGGGCGCCCATCAGGAGTACGTCGGCGAGTTCGTCCGCGACCACCTCGAGGCGCTGCATCGCCGCCCGTCGGCGTTCTTCTCGGTGAGTCTGACCGCGGCGCACGCGGATCCGGACGATCGGGAGCCGGCGCGGGAGATGCTCGAGGCGTTCCTCGAGGAGACCGGCTGGGAACCCGACCGCACGCTGTCCGTCGCTGGCGCGCTCAGGTACAGCGAGTACGGCCTGCTGAAACGCGTCGTGATGCGCCGGATCGCCGGGAAGGCGGGCAGCGATACGGACACGTCTCGCGACTACGAGTACACGGATTGGGAGGCAGTGGAGGAGTTCGCACTCGAGTTCTCGTCACTGGTACAGTAA
- a CDS encoding heavy metal translocating P-type ATPase: protein MSETRTDRERCRLCGTALDESTGEPVADAGADGPFCSTGCRDIAADLGVGEGGADGPVDADETATADGTADGDRAADLERSFFRIDGMHSAQCESYLESVAENRDGVADAAASYVTETVRVDHDPDRIAAEALEDALSTTGYTAYRREEAAEDDDAAGEESTTRRSREMQGVRKRRSENVLEVRYIVGIVFGSFLLVPYVTTFYPMYLAAFTDYWLFEQFAQQFNSDEVSLYAPLFMGMTGAILYLTGRPLLRGAYVSLKLREPSTHLLATLTIVAAYAAGGIAFVRGGPDLYFDLTILVAAVVMGAIFYEETVKRDALNRLTDLTISQVGTARVLESDGATREVPVAEVAADDRLLVRAGERIPVDGRLAEGTCTVDEAVVTGESLPVSKTEGEPVIGGSVVTDGAAVVAVDDETTSSIDRLTRTVWNLQSADHGVQRRADALAGTALPIVVAAAVVAGLAAVVLEGTAIGVAAAVCLALIAASPWAFAFATPVSIASSIRDALERGIVVFDESVFERLREIDVVVFDKTGTLTTGEMTVLEADAPEDLLRAAAAVERRASHPAAAAIADAFGDSRESTSDHRSDGGVVDDVADGDDGAESGTVREFERHATGVEGVYQTPSDEPSERGRSDEIVDGQRVLVGHPDLFRERGWDLEDGLEERIAEARAAGHLPVVVGRDGRAEGLIVVGDEPRPEWTETVTALADEGVDVVVLTGDDGSAAASFREHSGVTRVFANVPPAGKTAAIRRLRAEGRVAMVGDGTNDAPALAAADLGLSLGGGTALAADAADLAIVEDDLGAVEQAFALARAARRRVVQNLGLALGYNAIVIPVALAGLLNPVVTTGALTVTGLLIVSNSLRGLLADE from the coding sequence GTGAGCGAAACGCGAACGGACCGGGAGCGGTGTCGTCTCTGCGGAACCGCGCTCGACGAGTCGACCGGCGAGCCGGTGGCGGACGCGGGAGCCGACGGCCCGTTCTGCTCGACGGGCTGTCGGGACATCGCCGCGGACCTCGGCGTCGGCGAGGGCGGCGCGGACGGACCAGTCGACGCGGACGAGACAGCTACCGCGGACGGAACGGCCGACGGCGATCGAGCGGCGGACCTCGAGCGGTCGTTCTTCCGAATCGACGGGATGCACTCGGCCCAGTGCGAGTCGTACCTCGAGTCGGTCGCCGAGAACCGCGACGGCGTCGCGGACGCGGCGGCCAGTTACGTCACGGAGACGGTCCGGGTCGATCACGACCCCGATCGGATCGCGGCCGAGGCGCTCGAGGACGCGCTGAGCACGACCGGCTACACGGCCTACCGCCGCGAGGAGGCCGCCGAGGACGACGACGCGGCGGGCGAGGAGAGCACGACCCGCCGGTCGCGCGAGATGCAGGGAGTCCGGAAGCGTCGCTCGGAGAACGTCCTCGAGGTGCGCTACATCGTCGGGATCGTCTTCGGCTCGTTTCTGCTGGTGCCGTACGTCACGACGTTCTATCCGATGTATCTCGCCGCGTTCACCGACTACTGGCTGTTCGAACAGTTCGCACAGCAGTTCAACAGCGACGAGGTCAGCCTCTACGCCCCGCTGTTCATGGGGATGACCGGCGCCATTCTCTACCTGACCGGCCGGCCGCTCCTGCGGGGGGCGTACGTGAGCCTGAAGCTCCGCGAGCCGAGCACGCACCTGCTGGCGACGCTGACCATCGTGGCCGCCTACGCCGCCGGCGGGATCGCCTTCGTCCGCGGCGGGCCGGACCTCTACTTCGACCTGACGATCCTCGTCGCCGCGGTCGTGATGGGCGCGATCTTCTACGAGGAGACGGTCAAACGCGACGCCCTGAACCGGCTGACCGATCTCACGATCTCGCAGGTCGGCACGGCGCGCGTCCTCGAGTCCGACGGGGCGACGCGGGAGGTACCGGTCGCGGAGGTCGCGGCCGACGACCGCCTGCTCGTTCGCGCTGGCGAGCGCATCCCGGTCGACGGCCGCCTCGCCGAGGGGACGTGTACCGTCGACGAGGCGGTCGTTACCGGCGAGTCGCTACCGGTCTCGAAGACCGAGGGCGAGCCGGTGATCGGCGGCTCGGTCGTCACCGACGGCGCCGCGGTCGTCGCCGTCGACGACGAGACGACCAGCAGCATCGATCGACTGACGCGGACCGTCTGGAACCTCCAGAGCGCGGACCACGGCGTCCAGCGCCGGGCCGACGCGCTCGCCGGCACCGCCCTTCCGATCGTCGTCGCCGCGGCCGTCGTCGCGGGGCTGGCCGCCGTCGTCCTCGAGGGGACCGCGATCGGTGTCGCCGCGGCCGTCTGTCTGGCGCTCATCGCCGCCAGCCCGTGGGCGTTCGCGTTCGCGACCCCCGTCTCGATCGCCTCGAGCATCCGCGACGCCCTCGAGCGCGGCATCGTCGTCTTCGACGAGAGCGTCTTCGAGCGCCTGCGCGAGATCGACGTCGTCGTCTTCGACAAGACGGGGACGCTGACGACCGGCGAGATGACCGTCCTCGAGGCCGACGCGCCCGAGGACCTCCTGCGAGCGGCCGCCGCGGTCGAGCGACGGGCCTCGCATCCGGCGGCCGCGGCGATCGCGGACGCCTTCGGCGACTCGAGGGAATCCACGTCGGACCACCGATCCGACGGCGGCGTCGTCGACGACGTCGCAGACGGCGATGACGGCGCCGAATCCGGAACGGTCCGAGAGTTCGAGCGCCACGCCACCGGCGTCGAGGGCGTTTATCAGACTCCGTCTGATGAGCCGTCAGAACGCGGGCGTTCTGACGAGATCGTCGACGGCCAGCGGGTCCTCGTCGGTCACCCCGACCTCTTCCGAGAGCGGGGCTGGGACCTCGAGGACGGCCTCGAGGAACGCATCGCCGAGGCGCGGGCGGCCGGCCACTTGCCCGTCGTCGTCGGTCGGGACGGCCGCGCGGAGGGGCTCATCGTCGTCGGCGACGAGCCCCGACCCGAGTGGACGGAGACGGTGACGGCGCTGGCCGACGAGGGCGTCGACGTCGTGGTCCTCACCGGCGACGACGGCTCGGCTGCGGCTAGCTTCCGGGAGCACTCGGGCGTCACGCGGGTCTTCGCGAACGTCCCGCCCGCGGGCAAGACCGCGGCGATCCGCCGGCTGCGCGCCGAGGGTCGCGTGGCGATGGTCGGCGACGGCACCAACGACGCGCCGGCGCTGGCGGCGGCGGATCTGGGACTCTCGCTGGGCGGCGGGACGGCGCTGGCCGCCGACGCGGCCGATCTCGCGATCGTCGAGGACGACCTCGGCGCGGTCGAGCAGGCCTTCGCCCTCGCGCGGGCCGCCCGCCGTCGGGTCGTCCAGAATCTCGGCCTGGCGCTCGGCTACAACGCGATCGTGATCCCCGTCGCGCTGGCGGGCCTGTTGAATCCGGTCGTCACGACCGGTGCGCTGACCGTCACCGGGCTGCTGATCGTCAGCAACTCCCTGCGCGGGCTGCTCGCGGACGAGTGA
- a CDS encoding lactate utilization protein gives MGDDYYTKDDFVDDLEVDPSRFDTDPDEETIETVVSNVEDRNIDVHVFDDGDDAREHLREQIPDGATVMDGHSTTLEEIGFTDDLEDAEGFEYLGAKVQEIDDDEERSEARREATTADVFFDSVNAIAESGELLGANALGNGVGAWAFGAKDLVLVGSTNKIVDDFQAAVERVREYAYPLEDARAEEVYGQGSVVGKLVSMEYERVDDRTQLVLLEGDHGF, from the coding sequence ATGGGAGACGACTACTACACGAAGGACGATTTCGTCGACGACCTCGAGGTGGACCCGTCGAGATTCGATACCGATCCGGACGAGGAGACGATCGAGACCGTCGTTTCGAACGTCGAGGATCGCAATATCGACGTCCACGTCTTCGACGACGGCGACGACGCCCGCGAGCATCTCCGCGAGCAGATTCCCGACGGCGCGACGGTGATGGACGGCCACTCGACGACCCTCGAAGAGATCGGCTTCACCGACGACCTCGAGGACGCCGAGGGGTTCGAGTACCTCGGCGCGAAGGTGCAGGAGATCGACGACGACGAGGAGCGCTCCGAGGCCCGCCGCGAGGCGACGACGGCGGACGTCTTCTTCGACAGCGTCAACGCCATCGCCGAGTCCGGCGAACTGCTCGGGGCCAACGCCCTGGGCAACGGCGTCGGCGCGTGGGCCTTCGGCGCGAAGGACCTCGTGCTGGTCGGCTCGACCAACAAGATCGTCGATGACTTCCAGGCAGCCGTCGAACGCGTCCGGGAGTACGCGTACCCGCTCGAGGACGCCCGCGCCGAGGAGGTCTACGGGCAGGGCAGCGTCGTCGGGAAGCTCGTCTCGATGGAGTACGAGCGCGTCGACGACCGGACCCAGCTCGTGTTGCTCGAGGGCGATCACGGGTTCTGA
- a CDS encoding Hsp20/alpha crystallin family protein codes for MSAFGAAETTPFPFPVRILHDHTADRLAVVADVSPAEIDDLTVEAGATRVRIAIDRDDERCARILSPLASIPSRWAFGDDRSAVYNNGVLTVSLETTRRRTR; via the coding sequence ATGTCCGCGTTCGGTGCCGCCGAAACGACGCCCTTCCCGTTTCCCGTCCGAATTCTCCACGACCACACCGCCGACCGCCTCGCGGTCGTCGCCGACGTCTCGCCGGCCGAGATCGACGACCTCACCGTCGAGGCGGGAGCGACTCGAGTCCGGATCGCGATCGACCGCGACGACGAGCGCTGCGCCCGCATCCTGTCGCCGCTGGCGTCGATCCCCTCGCGGTGGGCCTTCGGCGACGACCGCAGCGCCGTCTACAACAACGGCGTGCTGACGGTCTCGCTCGAGACGACGCGTCGCCGAACCCGATAG